One Dunckerocampus dactyliophorus isolate RoL2022-P2 chromosome 15, RoL_Ddac_1.1, whole genome shotgun sequence genomic window, TCATGTGGTTCTCATGCGGACACGCTCACCTCTCTTCTTCCCACTTGAGTCCCGCAGCCAGGCGGCTGTCAATCATGACGTCACGCAGTCGCACAAAGCAcagaaggaggagaaggaggaggcggCGATTCGTGGACTGCGGCGATGGTTGTGCGGGGCGGCGGCAGCTGGTGGGCCTTAATGTGGGAGTGGCACCAGGATGTCGACATAGTTGATGGGGAAGAAGCCTGAGTGGCCGTGGATCATTCCCTCGTACCAGTTGTCATCGATCTGATTGGTCAGCGTGATGACGTCGCCCTCCTTAAAGCCCAGCTCGCCCTCGTTCTCAGGCTCAAAGTCGTAGAGCGCCCGGCAGCACGGCTGGTCCAGGGgggctaacacacacacacaagcacacagaaAGTTTAGGCTATGTGTGGGCGGGGTCAAGAGTGAGCTCCTCCCTCCTCCTACCTGGCGATCTTCCAGGGGATTTAGCAGAGTGGAGACTGCCGTTGTGGCTCTCGCTGGGAGGCAGCAGCTCCAAGGTCATGCGAGGTTTTGGAACAAACTCCTTCCTGGGTTTGCTGGACACTTCCTTTATCCTGAAGATGGTACTTTGAAAGCTTTgaatgctgatgacatcatgtcAACGTTGTTGTACAAGCATACCTGTCCTCCATCTTGCTGGAGAGCTGCTGGAGGATCTGAGCTGTGCGGCTGTGATACTCCAGTTGGGCCTGGACCAGCGCTGCCAGCTGGCTCACTTGCTCAATCTAAAACGGGGGACGTTACCATAGCAAACCAACAAAGACAGCGCCCCCAAGTGGCTTTGAGGTCTTACGTCGCTTTCCAGAAGGTTGAACATGCTCTGCTCGGCAATCTCTTTGCTCTCGTCAAACTTCTCCAGTGCTTGTTTGATCTCGTCGTCCTGTACCTTGCCCTGACGCTTCTTTTTGTAGTCAAAGTCCAGGCGGCGGCCTTCCATCTTCTTCAGGTGGTGCTGAGGACGAAGTGTATGCGGACATCAGGACGTGTATTCTCGTCTTCACCTTGAAGCCCATAGGGCCACGCCACTCACCTGTATCTCCTTCAGGTCTTTGTCATGGAGGTTCTGCAGTGGGTCAATAAAGTTCTGTTTGACCTCCATGTCCAGAGCATCTTTTACCTCACCCAGCTCCTTCATGGCCTCGCCGGCATCCATGAGCGCCAGGCCTGTGAGGTGGACGACGAGAAAGAGTAGGTGGTGAGATGTTTCCTcagttaagcaaaaaaaaaaagacattacttTGACCCGTCCTACCAAAACTGGACTCCTCCCCCAGTTCCCGTCCAAACTTGAACATGGCGTCTCCCAGGACGGACTCGGCTTGAGGGTATCCTGGTCCCTTCTCTTGTCCGCGAATTTTGGACATGGTGTTGATCATGCTGAGCTTGGCTCTGGACGCCGGGTTGGGCTGCAGGTACTCTGTGGTCCTGGTCATGATGTCCAGAACTGCTCGGCTGGTGATGTCCACCTTCTGCAGGGACAGACGAAAAACGCATGAGGCTCCCTTCCTGCCAACACATGTCACATGAGAACGCTCACCTTCTCCATTTCCTTGAAGTCATCGTCCAGCTTGGTTCCTTCGGCGCCACCCACCTTCTCGCTGACTttctgcagaggaggaagcAGAAGAGGCATGGGCCACGAAGGTCGAGGAAAGTGGGACACACCTTCCACACTTGAggggaaaaatgacaaatgagaattcggttgccatggagacagcGCCCTCAGGCCCTCCTCTCATCTGGCGTAGACGTTACATAACAAGGTCTCTTTGTTAGAGGTTATTAGCGACGATGTCGCTTCTCATCCGAAACTTGGATGTCAAAGATGGCTCCATGATGACAATCCTTGTCCTCCCTCAAGGCCTCATGTCCACTCTGGAAGCTTCTATGCACTGGCTGTTTCAATTTGTGCacttccgtcagtacacttcTATATAtgtcttttatattttatatctgTATACGATGTACACTGTGTCCTGAGTGCACAAGTTTTCACAGCGTAGTGCTGTACCCAATCCATTACTGTTGTTGCGTTCTCACCGGAAATGACAATTGCAATATTTCTTACATaattcttcctcttctttttaaTGGTGAGTTGCAACCATTGAGTTAGTCTTAAGTACAACATCCAGGTAcatactgacagtgcactgcattttgccgtacttctcaGCAAAGGCGTCATTAGGTTTTAAGGAGAAGTGAGGCGTAGCACGGAAGCAAATGTAGTGCCCGAGCACAAAATTTTACAGCACACAAATACAGATaattggttgccatggtaatggacagaaactgccaccaatggtgatttttaagaggaagacacTGCCtcaagaaaagtttccagctgGAGTCATCGTTAAGGCCAATCAAAAGGGCTGGATggacgaggagaaaatgagAGCGTGGATGAGTGAGGTGTacagaccggatgttttttttccacgtgTCACCGTCCCTGTTGATCTGTGACTCCTTGCGACTATCTCACAGctgctgtgaaaaaccaagtgcagcaaatgaactcggagcttgccatcattccgggaggcttgacgaagaaACACCAACCGCTGGACAATGGTGTAAACAGGGCATTCACTTTGAAGTTGCAAGTGgagtgggagcgatggatgacagatggCGAACACAGCTTTACtcagactgggaggcagcgccggTCAAGGTacaccacaatttgtgaatggattgtggatgcttgcgctgttgttcgagctttcgcAAAAGTCACCATTTTTTctgccgcacggcaacgaggcTGACTCTGACAATGATGAGAGGGAACCTGGCATgcttgatggagaacttgcccagcTGTTCATTTCGCATACAGAAAATAAGGACTTTGATgcatttgtggatgaggattgataaaaaaaaaaaaataacgtgagtacatcgttaaatacttcaataaagtacaaccaaactcagttttgcctCCCGcatgtatttgtatgttttagcgtgcatgcatgctACCGTATGTTTtaagctagcatatgttttacCATGCCTGCGCCCACTAATACGGAGCGCAATATGTatatgttaaatacagaaatagcacccgtaactgagactgcgccatTTAATGCGGTGCGCCttgtggtcgtgaaaatacggtacatgaattatttactcagagatgggtggagtagccaacaaaacaactgtacacatttaagaatatttttctttacaacaattttactcaagaaaaggGTATGTGCTGTTccacatattggtatcggtatatATCGGGATTGGAAATTGatagttggacaatatcagttatcggcaaaaaagccaatgtcggacatccctaatatccGTATATATGgatattatgtatatatatatatatatatatatatatatatatatatatatatatatatatatatatagtgtatactcCGTCGATTACTCAAACCTCATCCACACTGGCTTCAATAATCATAAGATGCTGTCTTTCACCACTGAAAAACTCCTCCACTGCAGCAATCACACCTCAACCTCATTCACTGTTGACAAATGTAACTCAAACCAAAGTAAAATTTACTCATTTACAACCCCCTATCCACACTTCCTTCTTCCTTACCTCCTCCCACTCGATCAGACTATCCATCACCACGGTCTCCGTGTCCACGGTTACGCAGATGACATCCAATTTTACATATCCATTAACCCTCAGACCTGCTCTAACCTCTCAAACTGTCTTTCTGATATTAGCTTCTGGATGCAAACAAGTTTCCTTAAACTAAACTGTAGAAAATCTGACATCCTCATAATAGGCCCCAACTCCTTTACCTCAACACTTTGGACTATACTATGATAACGCCACTTTCTCAATCTCACCCCTTTGCCAGAACCTTGGAGTCTTTAACTcattatgtttttataaacccaaacgccctATACctacaacatatttatacgtcttttacgttgttTTTGCGAAAGAGGCTAAAGGAGGTGTTGATTcaactcctcaccaatggatCAGGGATGAGGTTTAAAAGCAATTTTAATgctataaaaacggccactaggtggcagacaTTTGTCATGACATCCTCCTTCAATAGCTCACCCAACTCACTGTGTCCCCCTCCACCTGCCAGTGGATCAACAGCTTCCTGACTGACAAGAGGCAGCAAGTGAGGTTAGGGAGCaacataaccataaccataaccatcaGCATTTGCGCCTCCCAGGGGTGTGTCCTCTCCCCTCTGCTTTTTTCCTTACATACGAATGACTGCGACAAAGCTAAGAAACTGCTGACATTTGCAGTTACAGTAACGAATCTGCTTAGAGAAGTGAGGTAGATTTCCTGGTGTGGTCTGAACAACCTGGAACTGAATCCGCTTGAGACTGTGGAGGTGACAGTGGATTTCTGACACCCTGGACCGTtcagccagccaatcgcagggcacatctaGATCACATCTAGATatctgtgtcaaagtgaaagttctgcttgaaatgtatctttttaaaaaaaaagctgtttttctcccttttcttccttttctgatattacctatgttctactgctgatcacTATAGAACgtaaaaaggtacaaacaaacttctctttctgatgaaagacggtagtcgaatctttcttttggtaggcttgatgtttatgtagccatagaacacaatattctgtgtgccttcaaagatcagtcaaaatcgtttaaaatggctggtactgaaggagttgtcttttgaaaaatgactgggattgaatgagttaatattaaATTCACATTCTCCCAACACATTAAGGCAGTCGCTAAAACAACTTTTCACCACTTCAAGAACATCCCCTGCCTTCGTCCCTCTGTCTTTCTTTGCAGCTGAAACCCTAATTCATGCCTTCATCacatcacacatactgtagatgactGTCACAGCATTCTCTATGGCATCCACCAATCTCCTTAACAAATTCCAATACATTCAAAACTCTGCCGCCGACCTTCTCACCCATACCTGTTCCCAAGACCACATCACCCCTGTCCTTCAGAACCTCCACTGGCTCCCTGTCCCTTTCAGCATCCAATTCAAAATCCTCTTACTCACCCATAAAGCACTCCATAACCAGACCCCCTCTTACCTTAAAGAGTTGCTCCAGTCTGACCTTCCTATACACTCCGCTcctcagatgcaaacctcctGACCGTCTAGGACCAAGCACCGAACCTGGGGGGAGAGAGCCTTCTCTGTTGCCGCCCCCTCCCTTTGGGACTCACTTCCACCACACATCCATGAGACTGCTGACCTTACTAGCAAACATTTCTCTAGTCCGTTCTTCCTCGGAACGATGCTTCGATGCGATCAGTTTCATTACAAGAACACGAGATGGCATTCAGGGCCACATCGAATATCACAAAAACGGccttattatgcatgtatgtgtggtctaaataaacagaaagacaaagaaaaaatgaagtggatattgTTAGCACTCACCTcgtaacatttgcagcatttaatTATGCTGGAAAATCCCAGAAATTCACTGAAAACACCCCTCATTACTCATTAAAACGCGGATagagtgtgattcaaatgttctgctagtattaaagagactagggttaggtaaatagattttcagatgtgtggtatcttttagcttgatttaaatgttcagttaattcgaagctgttaatacatacaaatatgtaacaaaacatgtacaaatatgaaaccaagcagccactgagcaggcgCACGGCACAATACAGACGAgctacc contains:
- the LOC129168295 gene encoding endophilin-A1-like — its product is MSVAGLKKQFHKATQKVSEKVGGAEGTKLDDDFKEMEKKVDITSRAVLDIMTRTTEYLQPNPASRAKLSMINTMSKIRGQEKGPGYPQAESVLGDAMFKFGRELGEESSFGLALMDAGEAMKELGEVKDALDMEVKQNFIDPLQNLHDKDLKEIQHHLKKMEGRRLDFDYKKKRQGKVQDDEIKQALEKFDESKEIAEQSMFNLLESDIEQVSQLAALVQAQLEYHSRTAQILQQLSSKMEDRIKEVSSKPRKEFVPKPRMTLELLPPSESHNGSLHSAKSPGRSPAPLDQPCCRALYDFEPENEGELGFKEGDVITLTNQIDDNWYEGMIHGHSGFFPINYVDILVPLPH